The genomic stretch AGCGATTCCAAAGCGCGCATCGTCATCACATGCGCGTTGATGATGGAGTCGGCAATCATGCTTTCAGAGGTGTTTCTCCTATAACGTCTCTTGGATGTCGGACTATGCTGTGTTGGAGCGTCCTCATTGTGACGGAACTGAGCGGAATGGGGAAAGGGTTGATTGACATGAGCAAGAGATGGCGCATCTGAGCCGGCACTTCGTAGAGATTCTCTTGGGGTACCGACGCGCGACCCGGTTTGTACGACGCGTATGTTGTCCATGTTCAAGCGGCGAAGGGACATTTGCCTGGCTCGCTTTGGGCCTTTTCCTTCGATTTTCTCGCCGTTTGCCTCGTTGTATCTGATACCAAGACCGGGGTCATGCAGTGATGACAGACCGGACAAGTGTGGTAACGAAGTTATCGTGCTTCTTTCCCTGCTCCTTCCTCTGCCGGCACTATCGACTTGATCTTCGATGGCGTGAGGAGGGCTTCTTAAACTATATCTCTCATCCAGACTAAATATCTGCGTGATGTCGCCCTCACTATCCTCCCATTCCGAGTCTGATGAGCCGTCGTCGAAGAAGTCGGCACCGGGTAGCAAACCCCTCTCCATAGTCTCGCTCATGACAGGATGAACGGAGCCGCGCCTAGTAGGTGAAGGTTCAACTATACGTGGGGAGGATGCTGGACTCGACGACAGCCTTGCAGAGGGGTGGTCGAGGAAGATGGTCTGCGTCACCATGGGTGGACTAGAAGGAACCGCCTGTACTATGGGATGCCGTTTGAGTGGAGAGGCCTTGGAAGCGGCTGTCTTCTGAGCTTCCTGGGGCTGTGTCGTCTCCATGTTCATATTCTCGCTGCTAGCTCAGTCGTTCGTCGAGGACTGTCACTTCCCGCACGCTGCGAACCCACGCAAGATATCCCCTTCACCCCACCAAATCGAAAGACACGCTTACAAGGCGTATTCTGAAAACAGGGCGCAGAAAGAATAGGAAAAGTGCGAGGCGGAACAAAGCCACAGAGAAGACACTGACGCGGGGTGATGGCGAAGGTGATGCAGGTGTTCAGCGGGGAATTACCAAAACAAAGAAGGCACGCACCAGAGATTGCAGATCTGTTTTTGGCAGTCACATAGCCCGGGATTATGGTAACGACGGAAAGGGGAAGGAATGCCTGTATGCAATCAGGTGAGCGAGCCCACGGTTGAAGGCGCATTCTATTGGCCTCCCTTGCAGAAGCCAACACGTGCAgacaaagatgaagaagaagaagaagaagaagaagaagaagaagaagaacagaAATAGCATCTATTGAAAAGGACGAACCCATCTAGAAAGCCCCTTGATCTATACACGCGCACCTAGGCGGAGCTAAGAACGCCATATGCAACGCCACCAACCCATCGGCTCAACATCAGACATAGATGATGATAAAGAAAAGTGTCGTTTGTGGGGAGTTTACGTGACGATCAGGCAGTGCTTACTCGCCGTCGCGGTCGAACATCCTAGTCATTGCCTTGTGGGCAAGTTCTACGCCAGCAAATGTGGCAGCGTTGGCAGGTACGGCTCGTGCCATGGCCGGTCCGATGCCAGGGAAGAAGGCTTTGATACCGCCGCTCGCATAGATGCCTCGCACGGTTCCACCTATTGTTGGTCGGCCTTCGGCACTCTGCAACCGCGATTTGATCGTGTCAACAGGGAAGACGGGTATCCACATGGCTACACCGGCAGCACCACCGGCCACCATGACGGCTCCCATGCTCAGCGATCCGGGCTGACCCGTCACTGGATCTTTGGGCGTCAGGTTCCGCTTGAACGTCTCGTACGTCGCAAAGTAGAGGGCTGAGCCTGGTCCGTCACGCGCCAGTGTCATGGCAGACCCACGGTATACCGAGCGGATGCCACCCTCTTTGTATAGTTGCTTTACGACATCGAGGCCGCCAGAGTATCTGGGCTTCTCGCCAGGGGCTAGTGTCTTTTGTCCCTGGATCTGCAGGAGCACCTTGACGCGCTCGAACGGGGCGGTGATGATGGTCATGGGGATAGCACTGAAAAAGCCGGCGGCGGAGACTTGGGCGACACTGTACTGGTTGTTCTCGACTTTTGAGACGCTCGAGACGAGTTGTTTGCCGAGATCGTAACCCCAAAAGGATACGGCGACTGTCCACTGTCAGTTTCCATACCCTGTGCTTTGTCGTCGAGCTACTCACACATGGGTGTTACACCAACAAGAGGCGCAGAGACACCTGCATACAAGCCTCTAGCCAGTCCTTCCTTTGCGATTGTTTTCCTTACAACGTCCATGGCACCGCTGTATACACCCTTCTCCGCCGTCTGCATGCGCACCTTGACCAGATCGAACGGATGGCCCACCACAACGGCGCAAACACCACCTACACCTCCAGCTACCAGCGCCCGAAGCGACTGTAGCGAGGATTTTGACGCTACCTTGACATCTTCCTTGAGCTCGGCTGTCGAGGGCAGCTTCTCGATCACAGCATCTGTCGTGCTCGACATGGTGGTAGCAGCTCTAGTGGGGCGCGTCAACTGCTCTGATGAAGGATTGTGCAGGCTGGAGGTATTACGAAGCCTAAGAAACTTGTGTGAAGCAAACGATAGACTGTGCGATCGCCAACACGGCCAGAGCGAGAGATAATATTGCGTGCAAAGTGGGAGAGGGCGAATATAGTACAAGCATGTGAGAATTCCAGGACTCCGAATAGCTGTGCCTACGTCGGCCCAGCGCTCGGCTGCCTGGCTATTCAGCAAGCCGAGGCTGATCTTCGCCGAACAACCGCGCACCTCGTGTCTTCTGCCTCCCACATCTGCATCGCCATGGTGGGGCATAAATGAAAAGTCAAGCACAAACACAGATCATGGTATATGTGATGCATTCGTAAATTACTTGAATTAGCTGAACTGGTGCGTACAATGCGTGCCAAATACAACCCTACAATGCTGAAAACGCTCCATCCCATGATGCCGATGCCGCTGACCCGTATCCCTAATGCATACAAAGAAACCCCAATATCATGGACAAGGCTGCCGAGATACCTGCACATGCCAACACCAACCATTACAAGTAGCGAAAGTCGGGCGCACGGGACCTCCTGTTTCGACCACGAGGGTTGACTGGCTGCCGGTCATATGCGTCGTTATTGTCTTGCTGCCCTGGTCCGCCCCACTGGCCCTGTCCGCCCCATCCGAATTGCTGGTTATGATGTTGTTGGCCAAACTGCTGACCGAATTGTTGTTGCTGACCATAGCCAAAGTTTTGCTGGGGAAACCACTGTTGCTGACCTCCGTGTGCTTGTTGTTGATTCTGTCCAAAGCCCATGGGGTATGCGTTTTGGAACCCCATTTGGGTTGGCATTTGCATCTGCATCGGCATCGGCATCGGCATAGGCATGTTCATATTCATTGGCATGCCCATGGCTCCCATTGGCGCGTTCTTGAGCATCTCCATTTGTTGAATGAAGTCCTGCTCCATTTTTGATGTAGGGTCGGCTGCTTGACGCATTGCTTTTGGTGCCGTAGGTGGTTTGATGTCTGTCGGAGGCTGCTTGCGCTTCTTGGAAGACGTAGAGTCAGTATCGGAGGCTTCTTCCGCCACCGGCACAGCCGTagtagcaatagcagtaCTTGTAGTATTTGTAGTGTCATTTTCGACAGGAGGAGATGCGTTGTCAGTAGCATGAGATATAGAAACTGATTCATTTGTTGAAGCAACTGCTGCCTTTGctgccttctccttctctgCTGCCTTTTCTGCGTCATATGCCTTGAGAGACTTGACCATTTCATCGTCGGCAATGAGATCATCCATCAGAACATCCTCCTTTGCACAGTTGGGACAAACCAAATCTCCATCTGCTAGCGCGTTGTCAATGCACTCGCGACAGTATGTCTTACCACAACAGGGCGTCTTGACTGGGTCGACAAATCTCTGATTATCAATCGGGCATTCGAGCCCACGGTCACGCAGCTCCTTGCTGGCCGCGTCGGCGCTCGCAGCACGCGCCCGTGATGCGTTTGTCTTTTCCTGGAACTTGTCCCATGTTTTCGTGTCCGTCATGACCTGTACGTATTCTCCGTCGGCGTTGAGCATGACGCCCTTTGCCGCCTCTTCGTCGACAGGCTTCTCCACCTTCTTGAGGAAGGACTGCGGTATACCAGTCGTGCGCTTGGCTTGAAACACGGGCTTGAAGTCGGGGTCGTCGTTGGTGGGGCAGGCTTGGATCCAGTGGCCTTTGATATTGCACCGACGGCAAACGTAACCGGGTGGTGGTGGATGTGAAGGGACGACGACATTTTTCGTGTTGTTTTTGCGATAAACGGGTTTTGCGTGCGAGAGAGCCTCTTTCTGGGCGTCCCAAGCCATGGCTGACTCGGCCAAGAAGGCTGCTTCTGCATCTTCTGGTGTCGCATTGTTGGTTGGTGGTACAGGCTGCGCAGGCTTGCTTTGCGTCGTAATGGCTCGCACAGGCGGTTTGCCCGTGACATACCGAGCGGCTCTGCCTTGTCCTCGGGGTGCTGGGCGACGTATTGCTATGACGGTAGACGAACGGGGTATCAGAGTCGTGTCGTCCTTGTATTCGGCGTTGGCGTCATCTTGAGGGTAGATGTGGAGGTTGAAGTCAGTCCCGTCGCCGAGGCCGCTCGCGCTGATGATTTCCTTCTTGAGTTCCCATACGCTCAAGTCTGTGCCGTTGAAAACTATGCGCTCGTTATCTCTAGAGTTCTTGAACTTGTAGAAGATTGACGAAGTCATAgtgggtggtggtggtggtggtgggttTGGAATGTGGTGGTGAGGTGAGAGAGGAGTGATGGCAAGAGGACAAGGGACGACGAGCGATTAATCATCTGCGCACGGACCATCAATGGATTACCACGATGCGACAGCGCGAACCCTGCAGCTGCTATCATCGGAACCATTACGCGCACAAATCTGCATATGAGAGTGGATCATTTGTACTGGGGTCGCATTCCGTCTACACGGCTATCTAAAAGGATATAAAGCTTCATGAACCGAATCTACTCCTCCCCAGCATCAGCCTCTAGTTCGTCTGGACCCATCATATCCTTGGCCCCTCCAGCGTCGCACTCGTGTATGATCTTCTTCCAACCCAGTGGCTCGGAAGCATCCTTGATGTGCTCGATGGTGGGGAAGTAATGCTCATTCTTCTTCATGGTTGCGACCCATGGGACGTTGTCGAACGTCATGACTTTCATGCGAAAGTACTCGTTGTCCTTTATCTTTTTGATTTCGGTGAGGAAAGCCGATAGGTTCGGGGTGGGGACATTATTCACGTGCGTGACAAAGTTTGTAGGCGCAAGCTATGACATGGTTAGTCAAGTGAATGCGGGAGGAATGGAAAATACATACCCCATACATGTACGCCGGCGATCCACGGGCGCGCGACGAAATATAGACGTCAGAGTGAATCTTGCTAATCTGCTGGCGCACAGCTTGGTGCGGGCGGTGGAAAGTGGCACCACAGAAGCTGACCAAACGATCTGTCTCGAGATCTTCTGTTGCAACTGTCGACACCTTGATAGTCTTTTCTTCGCGCTTGCGCACCACGACTGCATCCAGAAACTCGTTGTTATACATGACGTCTAGGTCGGGCGAACGAGTGACAAGTTTACCGTTTAGCGTCAGCAACACATCACCCTCGTTGAGACCGTCACCATGACCAGAGTCAACCTTGCGCACCATGAAGAGTTGGTGGCGCTCTGGGTCAGCCGTCTCAGTTTTTTCTATCCATTCTTCTGAGACGCCCATGACACGGGCTTGGCTCATCTGAACTGTCTGGAACTCGACATTCAAGATGCGGAGCTTGGGTGTCTTACCACCTCGGATCTCATTGAGCACTGGGAGGAGATTGGGAGTGGCAAGACCTAGATGGTACTCTACGTCTTTGCCGCTGTGCGATGTCCGCTCGCCTAGGTATGAGAGCCAGAGCGCCTGCACAGTGCCGTCTTCAGCAATCAGCACTCCAGAGCCGCTGTGTGAGGCCTGGTTGGTGTCAACGGTGATGGCGTCAAAGTTGGTGGCACGATATCGTGGTGTGATTGCGCTGGCGGGGATGGCCACTGTGGTAATATCAGTGACGACAGTCTTTGCTACGACAGGTCGGAAGTTCTGGTTGATGCCGAAGAAGATGGTCTCGGCGCCCTTTTTGATAAAGTCGGTTGCAAACTTGGGCGTCTTGACGGGCGCATTGACGAGCGAAGCATCATACTTGACGATGGCATAATTTTGCAATGGGTGCATGAAAACAACCTTGGCATCCACAAAGATGCTGTCGGCAATAATCAGTGAGATGTCGCATAGGTCATATGGCAAGATGGCTCGCGAGACAAGGACGAGACCCTGCTCGGCGTCAACAACAAGTCCGTAGCCCTGCTTGTTCATCTTGGGGAAGCCGTCAAGCTTGATGGGCATGGAGACATGCACGCGCACGAAACTACGAACAATATCCACAGCGTCGGGGTAGTTTGAGCTCATCTTGACGAAGTTCGCACGGCGCGGGACAGGAGGCACAGGAGGAATGGCATCGGCAAGAGGCTTAAAGTCCCACAGGCCGGTCGTGTCATTGCGTGTTGCTACCCGAATCTTTGCATGCCAATGCCTGTCCACAGCAGTGATACTAGTGTTTGCAGTATGCAGATCGCGCAGATGCTTGTACATCATGACCACACGCTTACGATCGGGAATCTTTTTCATGACTTGGATGAACGTGTCTAAGTCTGGGGTGGGTTGGTTGTCAACCTCTTGTATTAACCAGCCTGATGTGTAGCCGTCAGCGAATCTGAAGGAGCCCGCTGCCTCGCAGACGTATACACCTGCGCCTTTGAGAGAAATGGCATAGAGACGGGCTTGTTGGTAGGAGAGATCGTGGAACGAGGCACCTGCGACGGAAACAAACTTGTCAGGTGTGATGGCATGGAGGTCTCCCACTTCCAGCTCGACGTCCATGTTCTCGCCTGCGCGTTGTATCGTTACCGAGATGGTCTTGCCGACGTGGTCATCCAGGATGGCATCAAGCCGGACAAACTGGGTCAGTAGCTCTCCGTTGACGCGCAGCAGCAGATCGCCTTCCTCGATCTTGGAAGATGCAGGTCCTTGCGGGAGGATGACCTCTGCGACCAACATGCCTGTCTCCTTGGGGAACTTTGTGCGAATGTCCTTTTCCAGGGCAGGCGAGAGACCCAGCCTTCGGCACTCATCGAACGGCTTCAATATCCACTGCGTCTGAATGGTGCCCCGTGAGACGAATTGGCCTTGGCGGATGAGCTCCAGTGCTCGTAGCGGGCGGTCCAGGGGGAGAAAGTAGTCGGTCGCAGCACCATCGGCACGTCCACCAGCCTGCAACGCAACTGCGAAGCCATCGCGGTCCACGACGGGACTGCCAGAGGATCCTCCACTCGCCGCAGCTGCCGCCTGTATGTAGTTTGTGTTGAAGTCCGAGTAGCCCTCGCCGTATTCGGGCGCATTACGATCCAGCCGGCTGATGACACCGGACAGGATACTGAGCTTCTCTCCGGCATCGTTACCGACGACGCGGATCTCGACGCCGACCTTTGCATTGTCCGGGCGGAGCTTGAGGGCGGTGACGGGCATGTACTTGATCTTGCTGGGGTCGAAGCGCAGGATGCCGAAGTCGTGGACGGGGTCACGATAGACGGGATGGACGTCGCACTCCTCGTGGTTGTCGAAGATGCAGTATCCGATGAAGGGGCCGGCGCCGACAACGTGCCTGTTGGTAAGGATGTAGCCCTTTTCCGCATCAACAACGAAGCCCGTCGCCTCTGAGCTCACCGCCGCGTCCGTGTCAAAGGAGCACGTCTGGCAAAAGTGGATGGAAACGACGCTCTTGACGACATTCTCAATCGTCCGCTGCCACTCGGCCGTGTCCTGGCTGGCCACGGCCGTTATGTGCGCAGACGAGGGTACGTCATCGAGCACGCTGTATTCACTGCGCGCGTCGTCCATGGCCTCCTCTGCCTCGCCGGGCGAGTGCGCCATGACGCCATTAGACGTGTGCGACGACTCCATCTCGGGCTTGATCTGCTTCAAGGGGCGGTCGGTTGAGGGCGACGTTGGCGGTTGCTTGCGTTTGGTGGTGCCATTCTGTTCCATTGACGGCCGAGTATTTGTACAGGTATCCGTGTGTAGGGAGTGTTTGCCCGCGTAGATTGCGCTAAGCCCAGGTTGCCGTCTAGGGTATTGTGTGTGGAGCAAAAAGGGCGGTCGCGATGCTGGCGACAGTAGGGTGCGCAGTGAAGTGGAAGATGTTGCAAAGAAACTTTGTTTGCACCTGGCGAGTAAGGCTCGGCCAAGCAACATGCCAGGTTTGGAAGCAAGTCGTAATGGAGAGCTGCCAGTGGGTGCCTGGTTTTGATGGCAGACCCAACTGGTGATTAAAAGTATAAACGCGCACAAAGAAGCACAATTGATGACTTTGCATGTCCTCTTGATGGACCGACCAAAGTGCCCTGCAGCTGCATCGCGCCGCTTCCCGCCGCCGGACCTTCAAGGTCCCACTCCACTTCAATTGGGCCCGTCCGCCAATCTCACATCTGGCATCCTTGTAAAAGAAGGTACAAGGAATGTCCATTTCATATAGTTTCATGCCCATGTGTCAAGCTTCCAAACTGGACCGATGTTTGCCGTGTTGGCACCCTAACTTAGCTCTGCATACCCAAGAGCCTGAAGATTCCCATGCCATGTACAAGCGACTTAAACTTCCTCATCTCCAAAAGCCTCCTCCTCGGCAGCATCCACCTTCTTCTTGCGGGGAGTTGGCTTCTTCTTGGGCGAGCCCTCGGCAGCGTCATCACTGTCCATGTCCGTCTCCCCCTTGGCGACTTTGGACTTGCGCTTGCGATTGCCAGCGCTCTTATTCCCAGCTCCAGCCACAGCATCGCCGTCATCACCAGCACCGCCACCCAGAGTCTGGCCACTCTTGATCTTCTCGATATCTTTGCCGTATTTCTTCTTCAAGCGTACAAGCAGCATCTTGCATGAGACTACTGTGCGGCCAGCGGGCATGGGCGCCTTCTGCAGAAGCTGACTTAGTATACTTGTGTTCATGTGCTGGGCATGTGCGAACTTACACTGATCTTGGCATCAATCTTGCCTTCATTCTCGCAGAGCACGAGGAGGTATGCAATCTATGTTGGAGGTTAATTGATGCATACAGACATGGCTTCTGGTACAAACCTTTTCGCTTTCAGACCAAGCAGCGCCGCTGGCAAATGGGGTACCTGCCGTCTTCTGGTCGACGTCGGACATGTTGAGTGCTGTTGTGGTAATGTGCAAGGCGTGAAAAGGAGCTGATGTAGATATATCGGGAGAATGTAAGAGATAGGATGCGGGACGAATATTGAAAGTGGAAACAGATGATCCATGCGACTCACCTCTATCACCCCTGGATCGAGGTGAGGTGAGTGAACTCCAACGGGACTAGAGGAGCGGTGATGTGAGTCCTAAAAGCAAGATGAGCAGTAACTGAGCTCAGGGTCCAAAACCACATGGTGAGTTACGCGCACCTCACTCTCTTGGAAGCGCAATCAGAGTCTGTTGAAACTCCCTCATAACTCCACTTTCACTTAGCGCTGTAGTAGCGTGTCTACATCCATCATGACCGATAGGACTTATCCGCTTCATCCAGTCTATAGCATACATACCTTGCCTCGCAATCGGAATTAGGGTTTGCACAAAAGCACGACGCCGCAGCTCTTGTATGTCGTCCATTTCGTTGAGTCCGTGTTTTTAGCGTGAGTACGTGTGCTCGTTGACCAAGATGGCGTCTGACATATTACGAACAAAACTGCAAGTGAACTTGCATGGTTAGAGCTCCGCCCCTGTCTGTGATGTTCATCTTAGTATGAGAGGGTAATCAGTCAAGTGGAAAGTCAAGCTTAAAACTGCGATAAGGTCCATGCATACACACATGCAGTGTAGGTCCGCTTATTCTGCGAACCCCGCATGTTGTGAAACCTGAACGACCTTGGAGCCAAGCAAGTACCTGCTTCGATTGGACAACGTGTGGGAGCTTCATTGGTCCTTCTGGATGAGCTGTGCCGTAAAGTATAAGAAAATATAAGAGAACCGACACTGCTGCCTGGTCTCTTGGAACTTCTCAACATAGTCTAGACCCTCTTAGAGCCGGTCGTTTGAACACAGCTTTCGCTTTACCTCAAATAAACTCTACATGTACACAGCAATGCAtccaaagaagaagaagacaatAAAGAAGTTTGATGTTGATCTATGGAGTCCGTGTGGCAATCCTCGCCCTCAACCTGCTGTAGAGGACTCCGAAGACATAATCGAAGACATCCCCGAGGCTGTACATTCAAGCTCCGAAATAGCAGCACAGTTGCAACAATTCTCGTAAGACGCGCTACATGCTGTAGGAGTGCCGGTTTTGCAAGCTGATCATCTTAGTCCCTACACTGAAGCTCCTGTCGCGCTCCACATCGGTGAAGAGCCGACGGTCTACTATGTGCCGAGCCATCTTCTACCACGTGGAAAGATTCACACACGCGGAGAAGATCCATTGTACCTCCCGGACATTGAGGTAGAGACCGGACATACGCTAGTTCATTACCTATACACCGGGACATACGAAACCCTTCACGCATCCAGTGAACTTGAGCAAGCGCTGCTGGTATATATCATGGCCATGAGCTATGAAATTCCCAGGCTTGCTGAGCTTGTCGTGAGTGAAATAGAAAGCCTTTGCGCTGGAATAGACATCTTCCGGATGATGACATCAATCGAACCCAACTTCACGAAGCTTGAATTAGAGAGTCGCGACGAGGGCCCAGTGCATGCCATTTTACGCAAAAAGGCGAGGACCACATTTGAAGCAAACCCCACTGCATTCCAGGCAGATGAGTTCTTGGCTCATCTCAGCAACGCAGACTTCAGAAGTTTCATGTTGAAATGTGTAATGAAGCTCTACAGCGACAAGGTCTCACACCTCGAAAGGGACCGGGAAGGAATCAGGAAAGAGCTCAAAGACAGCAAAAAGACAGTCAAAAAATTCGAAGCCGATTGGAAGGTCGATGTGGAACAAAGAATGGATAATCAGAATGGTTACGTCGCGGTTGGTGCATATGATAGTGAACCCACTGTGCGAGAGGACATTGAGCATGTTGCAGCCGAGGCAGAAAGTATCTCGACTGATTGCTTCAACAATATCAGCTACCCATCATGCGAAGATTCAGTTCAGCCTCCACGGTCTCTTGATGGACTTGAAGAGCCCCAACCTGATGAATCCCAGCCTGAGCAAGCCCCATGTGAAGAGCTCTACCCTGAGGAGCCTTGTCGCGAGGCCTACCCTGAACCTCCTCCTGAGCCCTATCCCGAGGAATCAGAGGTCCCCGCCCATGAAACTCCAGCAGAAACCATCGCAGAGCCAGAACATGCACAAGACGAGCTCGCAAAGATCCTGCAGCAGATGGGAAGAAGCTTGAAGACAAACAAAGCTAAAAGGGCATTGGAGAGACTAGAGCGAGCTGTCAGGAGCGAAAAGCAGGCTGTTCAATACGAACCCCCACAGCCGCCCTCAGCGGAAGAGATTGTGTTTTCCAGTTAACGTATCTAGCCTGGCTAGAACGGATTGGGAGAAAGTTTTGGCTACGGTGGCATCAGTTCTTTTGCGGCTTGGATTTGTGGCTTCGTATGTAGCATCACGGTATGTGGCTCATAAGGAATACGATCTTTCGCTCGGTGGTTATATTGATATGCGCGTATGGAATGACTTGACCACTCATTGGAGCTATTTTGGTGTATTCTGAAGCAAGCAGCAGTCTGAAAGTCATGAAATTCCGCCCATATATGCTAGAAAAAGCTCATTCACGATGCTGGCAACCCACccagctcctccatcaaCCCACACAAAGCCCGAATCAATGGCGGACCAATTTCTCGGTCCACATCCGGATGGGTTCCATCCAGTAACGCTACACCAGCTTCCATGACCTGCCATGGATATTTCAGATTGCAAACGTTGGACTTTGCTGCCTCGGCTTCGGCAGCGCCCTGCGTTTGCCTAGTCCGAGACGGTAAGATGCGAAGACATGGCGTCCCCGTGTTCATTATGATGAAGGCGTCTACAGCAGCCTGGTTGGAGGGCCGCGCGTCATCCAAGAACACAAGTACGGTTTGTTCAGGCGGTACAGTTGAGCTTGGTTGGATAGGTGTGTTGAAGCCGGTTTTGCGTGCGTGGTCGCTTATTAGCATGCTATATGTCCAGAGTACCATGATCGAGTGGTATATGATGAAGGAGTCTTGGCCGCGGTTTTGGTAAGGGATAATTGCGCGTGCGGCTTGTAGGACTTGGCCTGCGTGGGCTGTTGGTGTGATTAATATTCTTTTCAACAATTGTTCGAGAACAGAGTTTATTAAATTTATCACGTACCTACTGCTGTGCGGGCTTCTCGAGACTTGCTCCACGGCTGCAGTGCAATATATGCGCGGTGTGCGGCTTCTTCCCCGCATCGTCCAGCAAAGCGTGTAATGATGTCCAAGTCTGCATGCAAATACATTTGTAAGAATTGCTGGAACATGCATGTCAAGGCGGATGAGCTGTCGAGAACAATTTCTGTATTACGAAGACAATCTTGCAGGGTTTGTCGACGCGATCGAGACCATAGCTGAGCAGCAGGATCACTCAGCTCATGAAGTAGTACGGCCTGTTGACGATGCTCCCAAACTTGTGATGCTAGTCCGTGGATATATGCTGAGCGCGCAATACGTGGGTCAAAGCTGCCATGAAGGCAGGATATTGACCCTGCTTCCTGGAGGATTGATCTCATAGAGGGACGGAAGTTGGGAGACGAACGACTCAAAATGCGTGCCTTCCAGACCGCAGCTGATGGCGCAAGCCATAAAGTTTCTGAAGCAGGTAGTGGCAGCGTAAGCTCTGCATAAGAGAGCAGCGGCTGTCGTTGGTTGACCATTGTCATGTATATGTCGTGTTCGAAAAGGTGGTAGACTAGTCGCTTGTAGGCTTCTTGCTCAACCCATTGACGCCACTTCTTGTCCAATACCTCAACGTCGTCGTCTGGCGCGGGCATAATGGTGGAATATCGGACGTCGTCAAACCTACCCGCACGGCGCAGTGATGTGACGAGTACTTGTAAGGAGCTTTCAGCAAGCTCCATTTTACGCCGGAAGCCACAGAATGCTCCTATATCCAGCCAGAGCATTGATGCTTGTAGGTATTGTAGTTCTCGCATGGCACTATTGTCACGCTCAGCAAGCTCTCTCAGGGACACTCGGACAATCTCTTGGAGAACGAGCCCGGTTTTGTTCACTGATGGTATGCCGAAGCAAATGCAGCCTGCCACTACAAGCGCTGTCAGAAATTCCGGTCTCACAGTATCGGCGTCGAACGTATATGGATGTATCCACGCATCTCCTTCGGTTCGTTTTGCTATACCGACTTTGACGAGCTTATCGAGGCAGTCTACGGATGGGAAGGATGATATTG from Pyrenophora tritici-repentis strain M4 chromosome 1, whole genome shotgun sequence encodes the following:
- a CDS encoding mitochondrial carnitine-acylcarnitine carrier protein, which gives rise to MSSTTDAVIEKLPSTAELKEDVKVASKSSLQSLRALVAGGVGGVCAVVVGHPFDLVKVRMQTAEKGVYSGAMDVVRKTIAKEGLARGLYAGVSAPLVGVTPMFAVSFWGYDLGKQLVSSVSKVENNQYSVAQVSAAGFFSAIPMTIITAPFERVKVLLQIQGQKTLAPGEKPRYSGGLDVVKQLYKEGGIRSVYRGSAMTLARDGPGSALYFATYETFKRNLTPKDPVTGQPGSLSMGAVMVAGGAAGVAMWIPVFPVDTIKSRLQSAEGRPTIGGTVRGIYASGGIKAFFPGIGPAMARAVPANAATFAGVELAHKAMTRMFDRDGE
- a CDS encoding RING Zn-finger protein (conserved protein, contains RING Zn-finger), yielding MTSSIFYKFKNSRDNERIVFNGTDLSVWELKKEIISASGLGDGTDFNLHIYPQDDANAEYKDDTTLIPRSSTVIAIRRPAPRGQGRAARYVTGKPPVRAITTQSKPAQPVPPTNNATPEDAEAAFLAESAMAWDAQKEALSHAKPVYRKNNTKNVVVPSHPPPPGYVCRRCNIKGHWIQACPTNDDPDFKPVFQAKRTTGIPQSFLKKVEKPVDEEAAKGVMLNADGEYVQVMTDTKTWDKFQEKTNASRARAASADAASKELRDRGLECPIDNQRFVDPVKTPCCGKTYCRECIDNALADGDLVCPNCAKEDVLMDDLIADDEMVKSLKAYDAEKAAEKEKAAKAAVASTNESVSISHATDNASPPVENDTTNTTSTAIATTAVPVAEEASDTDSTSSKKRKQPPTDIKPPTAPKAMPHGGQQQWFPQQNFGYGQQQQFGQQFGQQHHNQQFGWGGQGQWGGPGQQDNNDAYDRQPVNPRGRNRRSRAPDFRYL
- a CDS encoding DegQ, Trypsin serine protease, typically periplasmic, containing C-terminal PDZ domain protein codes for the protein MEQNGTTKRKQPPTSPSTDRPLKQIKPEMESSHTSNGVMAHSPGEAEEAMDDARSEYSVLDDVPSSAHITAVASQDTAEWQRTIENVVKSVVSIHFCQTCSFDTDAAVSSEATGFVVDAEKGYILTNRHVVGAGPFIGYCIFDNHEECDVHPVYRDPVHDFGILRFDPSKIKYMPVTALKLRPDNAKVGVEIRVVGNDAGEKLSILSGVISRLDRNAPEYGEGYSDFNTNYIQAAAAASGGSSGSPVVDRDGFAVALQAGGRADGAATDYFLPLDRPLRALELIRQGQFVSRGTIQTQWILKPFDECRRLGLSPALEKDIRTKFPKETGMLVAEVILPQGPASSKIEEGDLLLRVNGELLTQFVRLDAILDDHVGKTISVTIQRAGENMDVELEVGDLHAITPDKFVSVAGASFHDLSYQQARLYAISLKGAGVYVCEAAGSFRFADGYTSGWLIQEVDNQPTPDLDTFIQVMKKIPDRKRVVMMYKHLRDLHTANTSITAVDRHWHAKIRVATRNDTTGLWDFKPLADAIPPVPPVPRRANFVKMSSNYPDAVDIVRSFVRVHVSMPIKLDGFPKMNKQGYGLVVDAEQGLVLVSRAILPYDLCDISLIIADSIFVDAKVVFMHPLQNYAIVKYDASLVNAPVKTPKFATDFIKKGAETIFFGINQNFRPVVAKTVVTDITTVAIPASAITPRYRATNFDAITVDTNQASHSGSGVLIAEDGTVQALWLSYLGERTSHSGKDVEYHLGLATPNLLPVLNEIRGGKTPKLRILNVEFQTVQMSQARVMGVSEEWIEKTETADPERHQLFMVRKVDSGHGDGLNEGDVLLTLNGKLVTRSPDLDVMYNNEFLDAVVVRKREEKTIKVSTVATEDLETDRLVSFCGATFHRPHQAVRQQISKIHSDVYISSRARGSPAYMYGLAPTNFVTHVNNVPTPNLSAFLTEIKKIKDNEYFRMKVMTFDNVPWVATMKKNEHYFPTIEHIKDASEPLGWKKIIHECDAGGAKDMMGPDELEADAGEE
- a CDS encoding Trypan-PARP domain containing protein: MHPKKKKTIKKFDVDLWSPCGNPRPQPAVEDSEDIIEDIPEAVHSSSEIAAQLQQFSPYTEAPVALHIGEEPTVYYVPSHLLPRGKIHTRGEDPLYLPDIEVETGHTLVHYLYTGTYETLHASSELEQALLVYIMAMSYEIPRLAELVVSEIESLCAGIDIFRMMTSIEPNFTKLELESRDEGPVHAILRKKARTTFEANPTAFQADEFLAHLSNADFRSFMLKCVMKLYSDKVSHLERDREGIRKELKDSKKTVKKFEADWKVDVEQRMDNQNGYVAVGAYDSEPTVREDIEHVAAEAESISTDCFNNISYPSCEDSVQPPRSLDGLEEPQPDESQPEQAPCEELYPEEPCREAYPEPPPEPYPEESEVPAHETPAETIAEPEHAQDELAKILQQMGRSLKTNKAKRALERLERAVRSEKQAVQYEPPQPPSAEEIVFSS